GAACGACGACGGCGGCTACCGTGCTGTTGCCCTGCACGCACGCTCCACGGTGCTGCTGGCGGCCGGCGCCTTCGGCAAGGAAGCCATCGACTCCGTGTACGTCAATATTCCGGACCTCGAAGGGTTGGCTGCGGAGTCCCGTGACGCGGTGGCTTCCGGGTTCGGGTCCAAGGCCTGCATCCATCCCAGCCAGGTTGCCGTGGTTCGTGACGCATATGCCCCGGCCGAGTCGGACGTCGCGGCCGCAGCCGCGCTGCTGGAGGCAGCAGCGGCTGCTGGCAGCGGAGTGTTCCAGTTCGACGGAAAGATGATCGACGGCCCCATCCTGAAGCACGCGGAATCAACCTTGCGGCGGGCCGGCCGCTAGAAACGTTGCAGGACATGCCAGAGGCCGGGAGTCGAACGACTCCCGGCCTCTGGCATTTCCGGCTGGATTGCCGGCCTGGGCTACTGCCCGGCTTTGACGGCGAGGACGGGGCAGTCGGCCTCGAGGAGGATCTGCTGGGCCGTGCTGCCCATGATCAGTTTCCCCACCGGAGTGCGTCTCCGCAGGCCGATGACAATCAGGTCCGCACGGTGCTGTTCGGCTGCCTGCAGGACCTCGTTGGCTGCATCGTTGCCACGGACCGGCTGCTGGATCAGGTGCTCGATCCCTTCGCTCCGGAGACGTTCCTCGATTGTGGCGATGTCATCGCCGGCGGCGTAGCGCTTGTCCACAACGGCGTCGCCACGGGAAGAATTGATCACCACCAGCAGCTTCCCGTTTTTCCGCGCTTCGTCAATAGCGGTGGCCAGGGCTGCCGCCCCTTCCGGGGTGGGTACGTATCCGACGATGATGCTCATGGGCTCTCCTGCCGTCGTTGTGTGCGGGGAGCCTGCCGGCCGCTTTCGGCCAGGTGGTTGTCCGGGGGTGTGTCCGTCGCTTCGGTGTGTGTCGGGTGGATGCCGGCAATCACCGGCACCGTCTGCGGGCGGGCCTTGCGCCAGAGCCGCATCAGCAACGGCCAGAGGAGGATGACCCCCACAATGACGTAGATTCCGACGGCGATCGGCTCGCTCAAGAGGCCGGAAGGGTCGCCGGCGCTCAGCTTCAGGGTCTTGCGGAGCTGACCTTCAATCCGCGGCCCGAGGATCACGCCGAGAATGAGCGGCAGTACGGGGAGTCCGAAGCGCCGCATCATGAACCCGAGCGCACCCAGCACCAGCAGGATCACCAGGTCGAACGCCTGCAGGTTCACCGAGTAGGCGCCCAGCGTGGCGAAGAACAGGATCCCCGCGTACAGGTACGGCCGCGGGAGCTGAAGGAGCTTTGCCCACAGCGGCGCGAGCGGAAGGTTGATGATGAGGAGCAGGAAATTGCCGATGAAGAGGCTGGCGATCAGGGCCCAGACCAGCGGCCCCTGGCTCTCGAACAGCTGCGGGCCGGGCTGGATGCCGTACGAGGTGAAAGCCGCCAGCATCACGGCTGCCGTGGCGTTGGTGGGCAGTCCCAGGGCAAGCATGGGGGTCAGGGTTCCTGCGGCCGCCGCGTTGTTGGCGGCTTCGGGTCCGGCCACGCCTTCGATTGCGCCCTTGCCGAACTCTTCGGGGTGCTTACTGAGGCGCTTCTCCGTGACGTAGGAGAGGAACGTGGGGATCTCCGCACCGCCCGCAGGAAGTGCTCCGAACGGAAACCCGAACGCGGTTCCGCGTAACCAGGGCTTCCAGGAACGCTTCCAGTCCTCTTTGCCCATCCACGGCTGGCCTACCGGGATGATGTTCAACGGCGTGCGGCGCAGGTGCGCGGCCACCCAGAGCGCCTCGCCGACGGCGAAGATGGCTACAGCCACCACCACGATGTCCAGTCCGTCAGCCAGCAGGGGCTGGCCGAACGTGAGGCGTGCCTGCCCGGTGACGGAGTCCAAGCCCACCAGGCCGATTGCCAGTCCCAGGCCCAGCGAGGCGAAGCCCCGGAGGCGGGATGATCCCAGGACGGCTGTGACCGCCAGGAGCGCAAGCACCATGATGGCAAAGTAGCTCGGTGAACCCAGGCTGACGGCGAATTTCACCACGACGGGTGCGCAGACGGCCAGCAGCGTGGTGCCGATGGTGCCGGCCACAAACGAGCCGATGGCCGCCGTCGCCAGTGCTTGGGCGGCCCTGCCGGCTTTCGCCATCTTGTTGCCTTCGATGGCGGTGACCACCGACGACGATTCCCCGGGAGTGTTGAGCAGGATGGATGTCGTGGAGCCGCCATACATGCCGCCGTAGTAGATGCCGGCGAACATGATGAAGGCGCTGGTGGGTTCCAAGGCGTAGGTGACCGGGAGCAGCAAGGCAATGGACATGGCCGGCCCGATCCCCGGGAGCACGCCGACGGCGGTACCCAGGACCACGCCGATCACGGCGTAGAGGAAATTCATGGGGGTCAGGGCGGTGGCAAACCCGTCCATGAGGGAGGAAAAGACATCCATCAGAGAATCCCTTCCAGGAGCCCGGCGGGCAGCGCAATGCCGAGGCCAAGGTAGAAGCCATAGAACGTGAGCAGGGACATGGCAAGGGAAACCAGCCCGTCGCGGACGTAGTGCCGGCTTCCCAGGGACCACACGCTGCCCCAGAACAGGATGGTTCCCGAGACCACCCATCCTGCCCAGTCGATCAGGAGGATGTTGGCGATGAAGGCGCCGGCCAGGGGCAGGACGGTCTTCCAGTCGGCGGGGTGCGCCAGGTCAACGTCCTCGCCGCCCTCGGCCTCGCCGTGGCCGCCCCGCAGGACGTTGACAGCCAGCAGCACGGCACAGGCGAGCAGCAGTCCGCCCACGATGTACGGAAGGGTCTTCGGCCCTACAGGATCAGACTGGGAGTAGGGAACGACGATGCGCGCCGCGTCCCAGATGACCAGGGCCCCGGCCGCCCCGAGCAGGAGGGCTACCCCCAGCTCGGAGCGGCCTTTGAGCCGTGAGGTCAAAGTGGTTGCGGAGCTCACGCCAGGCCAAGCTTCGTGAGGACGTCCGCCACCCGCTTGTCCTGCTCGGTCAGGAAGGTCTTGAAGCCGTCGCCGGTGATGAACGCGTCGGTCCAGCTGTTGGTCTTCAGGGCTTCCTTCCAGGCGTCGGTGCCGTGCATCTTTTCGAGGGCGCCGATCAGCTTGGCCTTGTCGGCGTCGCTGATGCCGGGAGGGGCCACCACGCCGCGCCAGTTGCTGAACACCAGGTCGATCCCGGATTCCTTCAGCGTCGGTGCGTCCACGCCGTCGAGGCGCTTCTCGCCGCTGGTGGCCAGGACACGGACC
This genomic window from Arthrobacter sp. 24S4-2 contains:
- a CDS encoding tripartite tricarboxylate transporter permease, translating into MDVFSSLMDGFATALTPMNFLYAVIGVVLGTAVGVLPGIGPAMSIALLLPVTYALEPTSAFIMFAGIYYGGMYGGSTTSILLNTPGESSSVVTAIEGNKMAKAGRAAQALATAAIGSFVAGTIGTTLLAVCAPVVVKFAVSLGSPSYFAIMVLALLAVTAVLGSSRLRGFASLGLGLAIGLVGLDSVTGQARLTFGQPLLADGLDIVVVAVAIFAVGEALWVAAHLRRTPLNIIPVGQPWMGKEDWKRSWKPWLRGTAFGFPFGALPAGGAEIPTFLSYVTEKRLSKHPEEFGKGAIEGVAGPEAANNAAAAGTLTPMLALGLPTNATAAVMLAAFTSYGIQPGPQLFESQGPLVWALIASLFIGNFLLLIINLPLAPLWAKLLQLPRPYLYAGILFFATLGAYSVNLQAFDLVILLVLGALGFMMRRFGLPVLPLILGVILGPRIEGQLRKTLKLSAGDPSGLLSEPIAVGIYVIVGVILLWPLLMRLWRKARPQTVPVIAGIHPTHTEATDTPPDNHLAESGRQAPRTQRRQESP
- a CDS encoding tripartite tricarboxylate transporter TctB family protein; translated protein: MSSATTLTSRLKGRSELGVALLLGAAGALVIWDAARIVVPYSQSDPVGPKTLPYIVGGLLLACAVLLAVNVLRGGHGEAEGGEDVDLAHPADWKTVLPLAGAFIANILLIDWAGWVVSGTILFWGSVWSLGSRHYVRDGLVSLAMSLLTFYGFYLGLGIALPAGLLEGIL
- a CDS encoding universal stress protein produces the protein MSIIVGYVPTPEGAAALATAIDEARKNGKLLVVINSSRGDAVVDKRYAAGDDIATIEERLRSEGIEHLIQQPVRGNDAANEVLQAAEQHRADLIVIGLRRRTPVGKLIMGSTAQQILLEADCPVLAVKAGQ